The following coding sequences are from one Ammospiza nelsoni isolate bAmmNel1 chromosome 5, bAmmNel1.pri, whole genome shotgun sequence window:
- the HMGXB4 gene encoding HMG domain-containing protein 4, translating to MAYDGAKKKEESLESHRSADDGLVPGRIQREKKRSYKDLLQEEDETATQDSEFFPGTEAHRKKRKHSSDEFCYRGVSPLDLPSKKKKKAASSPSSTDTTMDLLKTINSPLATSSKSSKRTSEKSSHSSSGHSESRKDHPKKKLSGSSGEHSVDDSSSHKSKKMKPLYVNTETLTLREPDGLKMKLILSPKEKSSAADDDSLSYSSAPAAAKKFSKKSARDEQGSFLLGHDLQSFLKSSQKKHKPPLDSHPPSESFGADTSLHSEGHGSEYEVSGMEAPPESGSSSGGELEAGELVIDDSYREIKKKKKSKKSKKKKDKEKHREKKHSKSKKSSGHSPVAVAEVRVSPPPASTTPYGVPPPAPAVFHSDGQGEKRRKKEDREKDKSEKWEKEKEREKEREKEKEREREKEKEREKEKEREKEKEREKEKEREKEKEREKEKEREREKEKEKEREKERERDKPKKKNMSAYQVFCKEYRTNIVSEHPGIDFGELSKKLAEVWKQLPEKDKLIWKQKAQYLQHKQNKAEATTVKRKASSSDGAPKMKASPTGVVSPHKKSPTSTVVVPSSPAKAPETDPIDVAAHLQLLGESLSLIGHRLQETEGMVAVSGSLSVLLDSIICALGPLACLTTQLPELNGCPKHVLSNTLDNIAYIMPGL from the exons ATGGCTTATGATGGCGCCAAGAAGAAAGAAG AGTCCCTAGAGAGTCACCGAAGTGCTGACGACGGGCTGGTACCTGGCAGGATACAGCGAGAGAAGAAGCGCTCGTACAAGGATCTTCTGCAAGAGGAGGACGAGACAGCAACTCAG GACAGTGAGTTTTTTCCAGGGACAGAAGCtcacagaaagaagagaaagcatTCCTCTGATGAGTTCTGCTACAGAG GTGTCTCGCCTTTGGATCTACCatcaaaaaagaagaaaaaagcagcttCTAGTCCATCCTCAACTGATACAACCATGGATTTACTTAAGACTATCAACTCACCTTTGGCCACAAGCTCAAAGTCTTCAAAGAGGACCTCTGAAAAATCATCTCATTCTTCCTCTGGCCAttctgaaagcagaaaggaCCATCCCAAGAAGAAGCTGAGTGGGAGCAGTGGGGAGCACTCAGTGGatgacagcagctcccacaaaTCTAAAAAAATGAAACCTCTTTATGTGAACACGGAGACACTTACTCTTCGTGAACCTGACGGCTTGAAGATGAAGCTCATCCtttcaccaaaagaaaaaagtagtgCAGCAGATGATGATTCTTTATCCTACTcttcagcaccagcagctgcaaagaaattttcaaagaaatcaGCTCGAGATGAGCAAGGCTCATTCCTGCTGGGGCACGATCTGCAGAGCTTCCTGAAGTCATCCCAGAAGAAGCACAAACCACCTCTGGACTCCCATCCACCTTCTGAGAGCTTTGGTGCTGACACCTCCCTTCATTCAGAGGGCCATGGAAGCGAGTACGAGGTTTCAGGCATGGAGGCACCACCAGAATCTGGTTCTTCCTCTGGTGGAGAGTtggaggctggagagctggtGATAGATGACTCCTACCGGGAaatcaagaagaagaagaagtccaaaaaaagtaagaaaaaaaaggacaaggagaaacacagagagaagaagCACTCCAAGTCTAAAAAGAGTTCTGGGCACTCTCCTGTGGCAGTAGCAGAAGTAAGAGTGTCACCCCCACCTGCCAGTACCACCCCCTATGGTGTCCCtccacctgctcctgctgtttttCACTCAGATGGTCAAGgtgagaagaggaggaaaaaggaagacaGGGAGAAGGACAAGTctgagaaatgggaaaaggaaaaggaaagagaaaaggaaagagagaaggagaaggaaagagaaagagaaaaggagaaggaaagagaaaaagaaaaggaaagagagaaggagaaggaaagagaaaaagaaaaggaaagagaaaaagaaaaagaacgagaaaaggaaaaagaaagagaaagagaaaaagaaaaagaaaaggagagagaaaaggaaagagaaagagacaaA ccaaagaagaaaaacatgtcTGCTTATCAAGTGTTCTGTAAGGAATATCGTACAAATATTGTGTCTGAGCATCCTGGAATAG ATTTTGGAGAGCTAAGTAAAAAACTGGCAGAAGTGTGGAAGCAGCTACCTGAGAAGGATAAGTTG ATCTGGAAACAGAAAGCTCAGTATCTCCAACACAAGCAGAATAAAGCAGAGGCCACCACTGTGAAGAGAAAGGCATCATCTTCAGATGGTGCTCCAAAAATGAAAG CTTCTCCAACAGGAGTGGTTTCTCCTcacaaaaaatcccccaccAGCACCGTGGTGGTGCCTTCCTCACCAGCCAAAGCCCCTGAGACGGATCCCATTGATGTAGCTGCACATTTACAGTTACTGGGTGAATCTCTGAGCCTCATTGGACACAGACTGCAGGAAACAGAG GGAATGGTGGCTGTTTCTGGAAGTTTGTCAGTACTCCTAGACTCAATCATCTGTGCTTTGGGCCCGTTGGCATGTCTGACCACACAACTGCCTGAGTTGAATGGCTGCCCAAAACATGTTTTG TCAAACACACTAGACAACATTGCCTACATCATGCCTGGACTTTGA